One window from the genome of Nitrospiria bacterium encodes:
- a CDS encoding acyl-CoA thioesterase — protein sequence MQIMKDFKGSSVSDSAAEAVQVILPNDTNPLGNVLGGRVMHWIDMIAAVVAVRHSKRPVVTASMERLEFHSPIRLGQIAILKAALNYVGHTSMEVGVEVYAEDPITGKRHHTSSALLTYVALDDLGKPTPVPPLYTETPDEKRRYMDAEKRYRDRKQGQTGSSR from the coding sequence ATGCAAATTATGAAGGACTTCAAGGGAAGTTCCGTGTCGGACTCCGCCGCCGAGGCGGTCCAAGTCATCCTTCCTAATGACACTAATCCACTCGGGAACGTTCTTGGAGGAAGGGTGATGCACTGGATTGATATGATCGCGGCCGTGGTGGCTGTCCGACACAGCAAACGGCCGGTGGTAACGGCCTCGATGGAAAGGCTCGAATTCCACTCCCCCATACGTCTTGGACAGATCGCCATCCTGAAGGCGGCCTTGAATTATGTGGGTCACACCTCGATGGAAGTGGGGGTCGAAGTGTATGCCGAGGATCCCATCACTGGAAAACGACATCACACCAGCAGTGCGCTCCTGACCTACGTCGCCTTGGATGATTTGGGGAAGCCGACGCCGGTCCCACCGTTGTATACCGAGACGCCGGATGAAAAACGGCGATACATGGATGCGGAAAAACGTTATCGGGACCGGAAGCAGGGGCAAACCGGAAGTTCGAGGTAA
- a CDS encoding sigma 54-interacting transcriptional regulator, which translates to MLLSFDKRWVFFWKEYSTNPPGILLRGQQKEGRRNDKISFEAAGEGTLFLDEIGELPHSFQPHLLRVLQNGEFRRVGSHRIITARCRIIAATNRNLEQEVMNGRFREDLFFRIAPLVIKVPPLRDRKEDIPLLYRVILDKFVHRTGKKVYGISRPAQSILMSYDWPGNVRELENILEQAAMLTTETFIRSEDLPKRPNAPRGEVPLPMSLADVEKKHIGTVLLQFAGNRTKASEALGISRRALIRKIEKFGIR; encoded by the coding sequence ATGCTCTTATCATTCGACAAGAGATGGGTTTTTTTTTGGAAAGAATATTCAACCAACCCACCCGGGATTTTACTCCGGGGGCAACAAAAGGAGGGCAGACGAAATGACAAAATCAGCTTTGAGGCCGCTGGTGAAGGAACTTTATTTTTGGATGAGATTGGCGAACTGCCGCACTCGTTTCAACCCCATTTATTGAGGGTTCTCCAGAATGGTGAATTCAGGCGGGTCGGCAGTCATCGGATCATCACCGCACGATGCAGGATTATCGCGGCCACAAACCGAAACCTTGAACAGGAGGTGATGAATGGACGGTTCCGGGAGGATCTATTTTTCAGGATTGCACCCTTGGTCATCAAGGTCCCGCCTCTGCGCGATCGAAAGGAGGACATTCCACTGCTCTATCGGGTCATTCTGGATAAATTCGTACATAGGACCGGGAAGAAGGTTTACGGGATCTCAAGACCGGCCCAAAGTATCTTGATGTCGTACGACTGGCCGGGCAATGTCAGAGAGCTCGAAAATATCCTGGAGCAGGCCGCGATGTTAACGACCGAAACCTTCATCCGCAGCGAAGATCTGCCGAAGCGCCCCAACGCCCCGCGCGGGGAAGTGCCCTTGCCGATGTCTCTCGCGGACGTCGAAAAAAAGCATATCGGGACCGTGCTCCTTCAATTCGCCGGAAATAGAACAAAAGCCTCGGAGGCATTAGGGATTAGCCGGCGCGCACTCATCAGGAAAATCGAAAAATTCGGTATTAGATAA
- the nadA gene encoding quinolinate synthase NadA, whose protein sequence is MNNALGLKTLESGIEEYYRLSPEILEERISEVKARLADRLLILGHNYQRDEVYKFADYTGDSLRLSQYAAQRKDREYIVFCGVKFMAETADILTRPEQKVILPDLAAGCSMADMADIDSVETAWQEITAHIPETTITPITYINSAADLKAFCGERGGLVCTSTNAEKIIRWAFERREKILFFPDQHLGRNTCKRMGIPLDEMILWDPARPNGGNSPEAIRRARVFLWQGFCSVHQMFQPQHVDFFRKQYPGIKIIVHPECSMDVVDRSDLVGSTEHIIRTVTAAPAGSRWAVGTELNLVNRLKRDNPDKEVHFLSPMVCMCSTMFRIDAPHLLWSLDRLEAGSIVNQIIVPDADHRWAKVALERMLQLA, encoded by the coding sequence ATGAACAATGCGCTTGGACTGAAAACCTTGGAATCCGGCATCGAGGAGTACTATCGGCTTTCGCCGGAGATTCTCGAAGAACGAATTTCGGAGGTGAAGGCACGTTTAGCCGATCGCCTGTTGATCCTTGGACATAACTATCAGCGGGACGAAGTATACAAATTTGCCGACTACACCGGGGATTCTTTGAGGCTTTCACAGTATGCCGCTCAACGCAAGGATCGTGAATATATTGTTTTCTGCGGCGTCAAATTCATGGCCGAGACCGCCGATATCCTGACAAGGCCCGAACAGAAGGTCATTCTCCCGGATCTTGCCGCCGGCTGCTCCATGGCCGATATGGCGGATATTGATTCGGTCGAGACCGCCTGGCAGGAGATTACCGCTCACATTCCGGAAACCACGATCACCCCGATTACGTATATTAACTCCGCGGCCGACCTCAAGGCCTTCTGCGGCGAACGGGGTGGGTTGGTCTGTACTTCGACCAACGCCGAAAAGATCATCCGGTGGGCCTTCGAGCGGCGCGAAAAGATCCTGTTTTTTCCCGATCAGCACCTGGGGCGAAATACCTGCAAGCGAATGGGCATCCCGTTGGATGAAATGATTCTCTGGGATCCGGCCCGCCCAAACGGGGGCAACAGTCCCGAGGCCATTCGGAGGGCGCGGGTCTTCCTCTGGCAGGGTTTCTGCAGCGTGCACCAGATGTTCCAGCCGCAACACGTGGACTTCTTCAGAAAACAATATCCGGGGATCAAGATCATCGTTCATCCCGAGTGCTCGATGGACGTCGTGGACCGTTCGGACCTCGTCGGCTCGACGGAACACATCATCCGGACCGTGACGGCCGCGCCGGCCGGGTCCCGATGGGCCGTCGGAACCGAGCTGAATCTCGTCAACCGGCTCAAGCGCGACAACCCGGATAAAGAGGTCCATTTTCTATCGCCGATGGTCTGCATGTGCTCGACGATGTTCCGGATCGATGCCCCGCATCTCCTCTGGTCGCTGGATCGGCTTGAGGCGGGCTCGATCGTCAATCAGATCATCGT